The Dioscorea cayenensis subsp. rotundata cultivar TDr96_F1 unplaced genomic scaffold, TDr96_F1_v2_PseudoChromosome.rev07_lg8_w22 25.fasta BLBR01000237.1, whole genome shotgun sequence DNA window CCTAAGACTCAAAAACACACCATAAAGGAGCGGCTAACGGCGCCGACCAATGACGGCTCATCAATGTGGTCCAACTCCACAGTAGTCCAATCCTAGCTCAGCACCAGCTTCTCCAACGTGGACAGTCTTCATCCTACTCAGCAAGTCAGCATCTTCTGCTTGGGTTGACTGCGCAAATCCAACACCCTCTCCTTGCTCAGTCATCCCAAGCTTAGTTCTCAATATTTCATGCTTCTGTACCGTGAGAGATTTTGTAAAAATGTCTGCTACTTGCTCATGAGTCCCGCAATGAATCAATTGTATGAATTCCTTTGCAACTAGATCGCGAATGAAATGGAAACGAGTGTCGACGTGCTTGGTTCTCCCATGTTGCGCAGGATGTTTAGCAAGCAGTATTGCGGACTTGTTGTTGCAGTATATGGTGGTCTCTTGCTCCTGCTTCTGGTCAAGATCTTCTAAGATTCTTTGAAGCCAGACGGCTTGGCATGCAGCAGAACCGGCAACCATGTACTCGGCTTCGGTGCTGGATAAGGCCACAAcatcttgcttctttgaacTCCAGGATACAACCGCTGAACCCAGGTGGAAGACCCATCCTGTTGTGCTCTTCCTATCATCTAAACTCCCCCCGAAGTCACTGTCTGAGTACCCACTCAGCTTGAACTCTAACACTTACCTGTAACTTAGTCCTAAACTTAAGGAACCAGAGATATAATGCATGATTCGCTTCACTGCACCCATGTGATGCTCAGTTGGACTTTGAGTGAACCTGGCCACTACTCCAACTGCAAAAGTCCACCTACTATTCTTCTATATCTCTCGGCATTTGCAGGAGCTGTGCCGTCCTTTTGCTGCAGTTTTTCACTTACATTCATAGGAGTAGGCAGGCCCCTACACTTAAACATCCCACAATCCTTCAATAGATCCTCAGCATACCTTCTTTGACACACCTTGACCTCCTTCTTCAGCTGTGATACTTCAAAGCCTAGAAAATATTTAAGAAGTCCTAGATCGGTCATTTCAAATGCCTTCATGATCTCCACTTTGAACTTGAGCAGCATATCCTGAGAATTGCTCAGATAtattatatcatcaacatatatgcACAGAATAAGCACTCCTTGACCTTCAAGCCTCTGTTTGTAGAGAGTGGACTCATTGTTGCTTCTCTCAAACCCCATCTTAAGGAAATGAAGATGTATCTTTGAATACCAAGCTCGTGGCGCTTATTTCAAGCCATACAACGCCTTCTTAAGTTTGTATACTTTCTCCTCACTCCCTGCAACAGTGAACCCTTCAGGTTGTTGGACAAAAACCTCCTCATCGAGCTCACCGTTGAGGAATGCCGACTTGACATCAAGTTGGTGAATCTCCCATCCTTGTTGTGATCCCAAAGCCAGAATAATTTGTATGGTCTCCATCCTAGCAACAGGAGAATATACCTCTGTGAAGTCCACCCCCTCTATTTGAGAATATCCTTTAGCCACAAGTCTGGCCTTTCTCTTGTTCAGGGTCCTATCtacattaaattttgatttgaagaCCCACTTGAGGCCAACAGCTTGCTTTCCTTTGGGTAAAGTAGTGAGCTCCCAAGTATTGTTCTTTACAATGGACTGAATTTCTTCTTTCATGGCTTGATCCCACTCCTTGAATTTGCTTGCCATCACATAGTTGGTAGGGTCGCTAGCTGCAAATGCAAAAGAACACTCTTTATACACATCAGTTAACAACCTGTACCTCTTATAATGAGTGTCGCTTTCAGGTTCTGTTATCTCCTCTTCTTTACTAGCTGAGTTAGTAATAGTTCGATTGGTGAGTATTAACTCCTTCTGTGAGGCTACTGTGCTGTTGTCTTCATTGACTTTAACTGTAGAATCTTGTATGGAGTCTTTGACAGGATTCCAATCCCACTTGGTTGTTTCACAAAAGGACACATGTGCACTAATAGTGATTTTTCATGTAGAGGGATGCAAAAGTTGATATGCCTTGGACTCAAGGTTGTATCCTAGAAGCACGCACAGATCTGCCTTTGCTTCAAACTTTCCCCGATGTTGAGAGTTTGTGAGCACGTATACCACACAGCCAAAGACACGAAGGTGGTCTACAATCGGTTTTTCTCCAGTGAGCTTCTCATATGGAATGCATTCTTCTATTGCACTGGTGCAACTCCGATTCAGCACATAAACGGCAGCAGCTATAGCTTCGGCCCAGTACTTGGTGGGCACGTTCATCTCCAGCAACATGCACCGGCTCATCTCAATGACCGTCTGATTCTTCCGCTCAGCCACCCCATTCTGCTGGGGTGTGTATGGAGCTGTGGATTGTCTAGCTATACCATGATCTTCGCAATAAGCATTGAACTCCTTCGAAAGAAATTCACCACCTCTGTCGGTTCTGAAAGCTTTAACTTGCAAAGATAGCTGCTTTTCCACCAATGTTTTGAATTGTTTGAAGTACTTCAATGTCTCTCCCTTCAAGCTGATAAAGTAGGCCCAGCTGAACCTAGAAAAGTCATCGGTGAGTAAAAATAGATACCTGTTACCTCCAGCTGATTGTGCTTGCATTGGACCGACTAGATCTCCATGAATGAGTTCAAGAGCAACCTTCGCTCTTCGTGCTAGGCCCTTTGGAAATGAATGCTTGGTGAGCTTTCCTTCAAGGCACCGTTTGCATTTGTCTGTTGTAGTCATGGGAGGCAGACCAAGCACCATCTTCATTTTAGCCATCCTTTGAAGACTCCCACAGTTGAGATGACCAAATCGTTTGTGCCATAATGAAGTGGATGATGAGTGTTGTCTTGCAACATATGCTGCACCTATGTCTTCAACTTCAAGGGAGAAAAGCCTATGAGTACCCATAGGAACTTTAACAAGCACGGTGTCTCCTTCTTAATCAAGAATGGTACACTCCTTGTTTGAGAAGGTTACAGTATATCCCGTGAGAATGAGTTGGCTCACACTCAGCAAATTGTGGGCTAATTGTGGGACAAATTGAACTTCTTTTAAGTATTTTATCTTCCCATTGTTTGTTTGAAACTCAACAGTTCCAACACCTTCAACCTTGATGGTCTTCCCATCTCCAAGCCTCGCCACTTGCTGAACATTCTCATCAAGATCATGGAAATGTTCTCTTATGCCACTCATATGATTGGAGCACCCGCTGTCGATGAGCCACACCGATGATGCTTCAACACATCTTCCTCCACTGGCCATGAACAGCTTTTGCTCTTCAACAACCGGTTCTTCCTCAGTCACATTGGCGTCACTCTCTCTATTCCAGCATTGTGCCTTCACATGCCCATATTTCTTGCATATGTGATATTGAAGATAGGCTCGGTCAGTACTTCTACCTCGACCTCTTCCTCTGAAGCGACCCCTAAAGGAAGCTCTCCCTTTGCCTCGTCCTCCTGAGTTACTGTTTTCACCAGGCCAGGATGGTGTAGTTTCAGCCTGCAGGGCTTTAACTTCTTCATCAGTTGTTGATAATGCAAGAATAGCTTCATGGCTCTTCAAGGACCCACTCAGTTTCTCCACTGTCAGTGTTTTGATATCATTTCCTTCCAGGATGGATGATACTACATGGCGATAGTTTGGGGTGAGGGTTCTCATGATTTTAAAAACAACCTCTTGTTCAGCTAGAGCTTCTCCAAGAACCCTGATTTTGTATACGATATCGAGAACATGGCTAATGTATTCTTGAACTTTCTCCCCATTCTTCATCTTTACCTCATCAAAATCTGTCTTTAAGCCATAAAGATTCACCGTAACTATCTTTTCATCACCTTGATACTCAGTTTGTATTATTCTCCATGCTTGTTGAGCAGTGTTTGCTTCAGCAATTCAGATAAGAATCTTGGCATCCAGAGAGCGTTGAAGTAGGTAGAGCGCGTGAGCGTCAAGCTTGTGTCTCTCCTCCAgctcctcttcatcttcctccgtcttcttcttcttatcttctTTCTCACCAATGCCTTCTTCTACTATACCCCACAGCCCTTTAAACCTTAATAAGGTTTTCATTTGAAAGCTCCATAAGGAGTACCCTTCACCTCTGAAAACTGGGATTGAAGTGGAGGTGTTTTCAGTAACATTGCAACTTTCACCCATTTGTATAGAAGGATAAGCAGCAGCCTTTGAGGAGAAGCATCTCCGATGAGCAGTCAAACAGGCAGCTGGACGTGCAACTGGCCTCCTGgttctgataccactgttaggATGTGCAGCTGGTAGAAGAAGCAAAAATTAAGAGAGGATAGCAAGAACAATGCAGGATAATATTAGTTGAAGCCTTCCATTCATATTGGCTTCCATACATGACATACTTGGTAGTTATAACTACCCAACAAAATCTAACCAATTACAGCCATCATAATAGCTAAGACCTTAACCATTCAAACTCCTACACCTAAGACTCAAAAACACACCATAAAGGACCGGCTAACGGCGCCGACCAATGATGGCTCATCAATGTGGTCCAACTCCACAGTAGTCCAATCCTAGCTCAGCACCAGCTTCTCCAATGTGGACAGTCTTCATCCTACTCAGCAAGTCAGCATCTTCAGCTTGGGTTGACTACGCAAATCCAACACTATATACATAATGGATGATAAGGATGTGTTGTTTCCACATGATAACACAAAGATGCAGAACTCATATGGCTTCATGAAAATGTTGTTTGCTGCCATCTCTACCATTTTAGTTCTTACACTGATCATCCTCATATCAATTCTATGTTGGTTTCTCTTCCGTCCTTGGATGCTGGAGTTTGCTATTTCTTCGGCTTCCATCTCTTCTCTCAACATCACTGGATCATCATCCATCACTGCAACCCTTGACATGGCTCTCTCTATCACCAACTTCAACCACAAGACCTCCATCTCATACAACCATTTCTTGTCCTAATTCTTCATGGAAATCGCAGAGTCTGAGTCTCATCTCCCAGCCATCCACCAGAGCATTAGAGAGACCACCACTGTGAGATCCCTGCAAACTCTAATGGCTACCAATGATGTGTTGGTTTCTATGTTTAAGGAGCTTGTAATGAATGACCACCCGGTGAGCTTTCAACATGACAATCTCTTTAATTTCTTTAGTTTATAGTGCTTGCTTGTCGTCATGATGGTAGTGTTGTTTCAGCTTGCAAAAGAATGTTGGTATTTTGAAATCCCTTTGGCTTTCAAGCCTACCTATTTAAATATGGAGATTGATCTTTATTCTGTTAGGCTTTCTGATATTTCTGTGGATATTCATTGGAATCTTCATGGACTTCACAATTTTTGTTGGGGAGTAGCCTGTGCACCCAAAGCTCTTGCTATTGGCATTTGGCAATAATACTgcagaaggtttgaacaattgGGTTTGGTTTCCCAATACCAAAGGTAATCATCTTTCTCATAAGATTTATTCCTATTTTAACTGCACCTTGGATCCTACGCTTGTTTGGAAAGGTTGGAAAATTCTTTGGAGACTCAAAGTGGCACCTCGGGTAAAGAATTTCATCTGGCTTATCTTTCATGACAAGGTTAAAACTAAAGAGTATCTTTACCATTTGACTATGGGCTCTAATAGACTGTGTATCTTATGTGACTTGGAGAATGAAACTTCCGATCACCTCTTTCAACACTGTATTAAAGTTCAATCTCTTTGGGGGATTATTAGCAATTATTATAATATGCATATAACTTTTTATGAAGGCTTTTCCTCTGCAAACTGGATTACTGCTAATGATTCTGAAAAGTATATTCAGTGTAAGTCTATTATTGCTTCTGCTGCTTAGCATATGTGGAAAGCTCGCTGTAAATGCATTTTCAGGGATGAGATTTTTTATTGCAACATCATTGCCAAGCAAATTATAGCACACATTAGGGAGTATTCCTGTTCCATTAATTCTTCTATTGGAaaaactctttttcttttggaatgagGATTTGGGAAAAAGTGGAGCAGGGTTCTTGATCTCTAATGCTAAAGCTGATATTCTGGCTGCAGAAAGTACCAACTTACACCCCAGTTCTCATCTAGATACTGAAATTAAAGCCATGCCATTACCGTTGCAGTCAGATACATCATTGAAAACAAGATTGATGCTAAATACGTTTTCATCACCAATTTTGAGATCATTAAGGCTCTCAATCAGAACAGGTCATATGCTTTAATCGGAGAACGGACCACTAGCTGaaacttcttcaagatctcctcGAAAAGAGCAGGCTAACCAATTGTTCAAGCCATTCCTAATTCATGGGCTGAAGTTGCATTCAAATTAGCTTGACATGGGGATAGTATTCATGAATTTACACTCTTCCACCATGGCAGAGACTTTTCACGTTGGCTCATGAAGTGTGTCACAAGTTAGGGTTTTAACATGAAGTTTGGTCTTTGTTCactttcttttctgtttttggTTGTGTATTGTTTTTCTGTCTTAGTTTCTCCTctgtttgttttttagttttggtTTCCTTAATTTGTTGTTCtctggatttatttatttatttatttatttatttttttgaataaaatagctCTTGagctcttaaaaaaaaaaaagaactctcaCAATTTTCCTAactctatatttttcttaattatccTTAACGCTGAAAGCTCACATGGAATATACTATTTAAGTTAAAGCATGCATTAACTTCTTAACTTTATATAAACAAGCCATAGtcttcctcctccttctcctcttcttctttccaaattattCTCTGGTGAAGGTGACGATGCCGAAAATCACTGCCACATCACTGCCAACTGTCCTgccttcttcttcattgatagTTGCAAGCATCAACTTTCTTTCATGTTTGAGCATGCAATTTCATGCAAAGTTGAtgtctgatatatatatatatatatatatatatatatatatatatatatatatatatatatatatatatatcttcatgcATGCACATGTTTGAGTGTTTATACTTGTCTGATCTTATCCAGTGTGATGTTAATAttaattgttgtgtgtttttgATGGCTATGGATCGATGAGGCACCATTAATGGATTGGTGGTGGTTTGAGAGCTTGTGAGATGATAATGAAAGCTCAACCACTCCCACTTTCTTCTATTTTCATCCCTTGTTCTCTTTATTCTTCccctttctatatatatatatatatataatagataaatacttaaatatatacatatatatattaacttaattataaataatcatgtcTTATTTCAATTCAAACTAAACAAatctcaaaattcaaaatattccCATCGTTTAAATTATCTGATAAATTCAAAACTTTCCACGTCCGAGTCCGAGTCCGAGTTCAAGTCCGAGTCCGACACTATCCATCTCTTCCTTCATGAATAAGAACCCCATAATATGAACAGAAGCCTGCATGCTTCTCTCTTCTtcactagggtttagaaaggtttagggtttaaggtttccATTACAAACTAATTAAAGCTTCTCCAAAACCCTCAAAGATGGAGCACCAGGTTtcagaacaacaacaacaacaaccacaacTTCCATACCAACATAGAATCCAACCTCCACCGTATCCAGGTTACTACTACTACAgtacaccaccaccacctcgtCAAAATAGAAAGCTATTCACATTCCCCAGACTATTATTCATCATCCTTCTCATCTTCTCAATCCTCTTGTTATTCTACTTAGTCTTCATCGTCCCTTATAACATCAAAGTCTCCATTAACGATGCCTCTCTCACCACCTTCTCCCTCTCCTCCAACCCTAACTATTACTCCCTCACTTACAACCTCACCACCCAACTCAACATCCGAAACCCTAACAAGCATATCAAAACTTACTATAGCTGGTTACAGGCTGAATCCTTTTACCATGGCTATCGTTTTAGTCTTTTCTAAACTGCCTCCTTTCGGCCAAGACGGCAAAAATACCTCCACTGTCTATGCCTCTTTTTCAGGTGTAACTCCTGTTTTTGATAACTCAGTTGTAGATGCATTCATGGCTGAGAATATGGGCTCTGGTTTCTTTCATATTGATGTGGTGCTTCATGCTAAGATTCAATATAGCAATAATAAGGTCTTCATGGGAGGAAGAAACAATGTGAGAGTGAAGTGTGCCTTGTTCCTGCCACTGTTGCCAAAGGGAAGCTCTGATGGAGTTTTTTATACAGCTCACTGTCATCATCATCAGCCTTGATCCTGattattatagttattttgattttttggatattcttttctatttattattcttgAGTACTTAGTTTTTGGATCATTGTTTTGAGTGTTGTGAtagctaaattttttttttacatgcatatatattttcttgCTTGCGGTCTTATGGATgacattttttatctttaatttaatttctttaaaattccCTCGTAGCCActaaatcatttattattattattattattattatatatgacaAAAACAACACGCGCCCGTGATGCATCATACCTCCATAATAGTGGGATAATATGATTCCTCTTACATAATATATATTCGACAGTATTGCACAGCATTA harbors:
- the LOC120253897 gene encoding uncharacterized protein LOC120253897 translates to MKNGEKVQEYISHVLDIVYKIRVLGEALAEQEVVFKIMRTLTPNYRHVVSSILEGNDIKTLTVEKLSGSLKSHEAILALSTTDEEVKALQAETTPSWPGENSNSGGRGKGRASFRGRFRGRGRGRSTDRAYLQYHICKKYGHVKAQCWNRESDANVTEEEPVVEEQKLFMASGGRCVEASSVWLIDSGCSNHMSGIREHFHDLDENVQQVARLGDGKTIKVEGVGTVEFQTNNGKIKYLKEVQFVPQLAHNLLSVSQLILTGYTVTFSNKECTILD
- the LOC120253899 gene encoding uncharacterized protein LOC120253899; translated protein: MEHQVSEQQQQQPQLPYQHRIQPPPYPGYYYYSTPPPPRQNRKLFTFPRLLFIILLIFSILLLFYLVFIVPYNIKVSINDASLTTFSLSSNPNYYSLTYNLTTQLNIRNPNKHIKTYYSWLQAESFYHGYRVTPVFDNSVVDAFMAENMGSGFFHIDVVLHAKIQYSNNKVFMGGRNNVRVKCALFLPLLPKGSSDGVFYTAHCHHHQP